In Uranotaenia lowii strain MFRU-FL chromosome 2, ASM2978415v1, whole genome shotgun sequence, one genomic interval encodes:
- the LOC129744828 gene encoding microfibril-associated glycoprotein 4-like isoform X1 — protein sequence MLIKQLNLRFCLVALVLCGLVPKSSSVFGYELFESSSLDTIKLYLQNISQSLSEHHQTYRTDIEELRRNMKSTEDLGNDIKQLLQNTAFPQTCSDIPKMQTGVYRLKPQAEYQSFEALCDFDYPRGGWTVIQNRFNGSVDFYRGWKDYEEGFGDLRGEFWLGLEKIHQLTYSKPHELHVLLNDFEGKFVVAKYDYFRVADKAEHYTLKNLGLYSGKAGDGLSEHLHKKFSTFDVDNDSWERNCAIEKTGAWWYGDFGCHTSNLNGRYLGQGVKANDTGMSWDKFRGPNVSLKSSRMMIRVRV from the exons ATGTTGATCAAACAACTCAATCTGAGGTTTTGTCTCGTTGCACTTGTTTTGTGTGGCCTTGTGCCCAAATCATCGAGCGTCTTCGGATACGAGCTTTTTGAGTCCTCGTCGCTGGATACCATAAAATTGTA CTTACAGAATATATCTCAAAGCTTGTCAGAACACCATCAGACGTATCGGACAGATATTGAGGAACTTCGGCGAAATATGAAATCTACGGAAGACTTGGGAAA TGATATCAAACAATTGCTGCAAAACACCGCATTTCCACAAACGTGCTCGGATATCCCTAAGATGCAAACCGGTGTATACCGGCTGAAGCCACAAGCCGAATACCAATCATTCGAAGCCTTATGCGATTTTGATTATCCACGTGGTGGATGGACAGTGATCCAAAACCGATTCAACGGTTCCGTGGACTTCTACCGAGGCTGGAAGGACTACGAAGAAGGTTTCGGAGATCTGCGAGGTGAATTTTGGCTAGGATTGGAGAAGATCCACCAGCTCACCTATTCCAAGCCGCATGAGTTGCACGTGCTATTGAATGACTTTGAGGGTAAATTCGTGGTGGCCAAATACGACTATTTCCGCGTGGCCGATAAGGCAGAACATTACACACTGAAGAATCTCGGACTGTACAGTGGCAAAGCAGGGGATGGGCTCTCTGAGCATCTCCATAAAAAGTTCAGCACCTTCGATGTGGACAACGATTCGTGGGAGCGAAATTGTGCAATCGAAAAAACTGGCGCTTGGTGGTACGGAGATTTTGGGTGTCATACAAG cAACCTCAATGGGAGATATCTTGGACAGGGTGTGAAGGCCAACGATACAGGAATGAGCTGGGACAAATTTCGTGGCCCTAATGTTTCGTTGAAAAGCTCAAGAATGATGATTCGCGTGAGAGTTTAA
- the LOC129744828 gene encoding ficolin-2-like isoform X2: MKSTEDLGNDIKQLLQNTAFPQTCSDIPKMQTGVYRLKPQAEYQSFEALCDFDYPRGGWTVIQNRFNGSVDFYRGWKDYEEGFGDLRGEFWLGLEKIHQLTYSKPHELHVLLNDFEGKFVVAKYDYFRVADKAEHYTLKNLGLYSGKAGDGLSEHLHKKFSTFDVDNDSWERNCAIEKTGAWWYGDFGCHTSNLNGRYLGQGVKANDTGMSWDKFRGPNVSLKSSRMMIRVRV, from the exons ATGAAATCTACGGAAGACTTGGGAAA TGATATCAAACAATTGCTGCAAAACACCGCATTTCCACAAACGTGCTCGGATATCCCTAAGATGCAAACCGGTGTATACCGGCTGAAGCCACAAGCCGAATACCAATCATTCGAAGCCTTATGCGATTTTGATTATCCACGTGGTGGATGGACAGTGATCCAAAACCGATTCAACGGTTCCGTGGACTTCTACCGAGGCTGGAAGGACTACGAAGAAGGTTTCGGAGATCTGCGAGGTGAATTTTGGCTAGGATTGGAGAAGATCCACCAGCTCACCTATTCCAAGCCGCATGAGTTGCACGTGCTATTGAATGACTTTGAGGGTAAATTCGTGGTGGCCAAATACGACTATTTCCGCGTGGCCGATAAGGCAGAACATTACACACTGAAGAATCTCGGACTGTACAGTGGCAAAGCAGGGGATGGGCTCTCTGAGCATCTCCATAAAAAGTTCAGCACCTTCGATGTGGACAACGATTCGTGGGAGCGAAATTGTGCAATCGAAAAAACTGGCGCTTGGTGGTACGGAGATTTTGGGTGTCATACAAG cAACCTCAATGGGAGATATCTTGGACAGGGTGTGAAGGCCAACGATACAGGAATGAGCTGGGACAAATTTCGTGGCCCTAATGTTTCGTTGAAAAGCTCAAGAATGATGATTCGCGTGAGAGTTTAA